The nucleotide window TTCGATCGTGCCGCGTCCGGTGTCGAGCACAACGTTGCGCTGATACACGCCGGGCGCGACGAGGACGTCGCTGAACGACACTTGTCCGGTGCTCAACGCGACGTGGCCGGTGTTGACGAAGGTACCGCCATTGACCGTGATGCCGTTGGGATTCGCGAGCACGACGTTCGCTCGCGGTCCTGTCACGGCGATCTGGCCCTGAATCAGGCTGGGGGCGGTACCCGTCACTTCGTTGACGATGGTGCGCGCGTTGACCCCGCTGTTGTTGAGGGTCGCACCGGCGCGATCGACGCTGAAGCTGGCGTAGGTGTTATGGGACACCCCGCGCACCGGCGGGGCGATCGCGACGTTCTGGCGTCCATCGGCGCCAATGGTGACGGACGTCGCCGTGCCGCCGTCGGGAACAATGCCCGCGGCACGGCAATGCGCGGCCGTGGCGAGTACCGTCGCCAGGCCGAAGCCGAATACCCGTCTTACCGTTTGACGCGTCTGAGACGCCCGAAACCGCCGAATCCCCAAGCCCTGTGAAGTGTGCCCGTCAATCCCGCCAGCCAACGGCGAGACTTCGCGCGTTGATTTCCAAGGCATCTGATATTTCGTTTTCCTGATTGTCGTAACGCTCGCAACATCCAAAGGCCGCAGCGGACATGGCCATCGCCCTGCCCCATGCGTTCCCCGGACGACGCCCCGCGCGCCGGCTATCGTGCCGTGCCGATTTTGCGCAAAGTGCCGCGCCCTTCGAATTCCCGGCCGGCGAGAACCGGTCCAGACAGAGCATTACGGAAGGGTTCTGAAATATCTTTAAGTAACCGATTGAAGTTTTTCGATCCCGGATCTCACCGCGGCGCAAACGCAAGGGAATTCCCTTCTGGAGCCTTGCCAGTGAAGGCCCGTGCGCAATACAAAAGAAATGCTAAACGTGCCGTTGATATATTTTCATTATTTAAAATCGGCATCCGAACTATCAGGAAACCACATCAATCCCTGTCGTCCAACACGTGCCTGCATGACGAAAACCGGCTCCCGATCCTACTCGCCCCCAGTACCGACGGACCGAATCCTCGTCATGCGGCCCCGCCAATCACTTCACATCTCGTCGACGGCTGTCGCGGCGGTAGGTTGACCGTCCTGCTGTTCCAGGGAGAAGCGATTGCGTGTGTCCACATAGAAGCTCGCGCCGAAACGCCCTACGGGGAAGTAGTTCTGCAACCGGACCCGCCAGGTTTCGGTGTCGATCAGCTCGTCGCGCGCGTGCATGCGCTCGACGCGCCCGATGAAGATGTGGCGGCTCGGCGTCTCCAGCGTCTCCCACAGCTTGCACTCGAACGCCACCGGCGCCTGCGCGATGCGCGGTGGCGCGACGAGACGGCTCGCCACCGGCGTGAATCCCGCATGCGTCAGCTCGCTCTCGGTCGGCGGCAAGCGCTCGCCACACGCGTGCATGCGGGCAGTCATCGCCTCATCGGTGAGATGCACGACAAACTCCCGATCCCGGAGAATGTTGGTGGCGGTGTCCTTGAGGGAATCGTCGTCGAGCCGGTTGATCGACAGCATCACGATCGGCGGTTCCTCGCCAAGCATGTTGAACATCGAGAACGGTGCGGCGTTGATGGCGCCGCCTTCGTTGATCGTCGTGACGAGCGCGATCGGACGCGGCACGATCAGGCTGGCCATCAATTTGTAGCGCTGGTAAGCGGTGATTTCCCGAAAGTCGATTTCCATGCGATATCCCTTGTGCCTCAAGCGCGTTTGCGAGCGGTGCGCCTGACGGGCGCAAGCGGTGGCGCATCGTGCCCGGGCTCAACCATCTCCGGCAGACCCAGCAGCGATGCCAGACTCTTCTGTCCTCGCATCCGAGTCGTCTCGATGCGACGCTCCAGCTCCTCGAGATGCGCCTGCATCCGGGCAATGGCGCCCGCGGCGTCGCGCGCTTCGATGCATGCCACGATGGCCGCGTGTTCATCGTGCTCGCACGGCGCGTATCCTGGCGGCTCGTACAACCCCACGATGAGCGAACACCGCGAGATCAGCTCGGTGAGGTAGCGCAGCAGCACGGCGTTACCGGCGAGCGCGGCCACACGCAGGTGGAAATCACTCGCCAGACGCGCCCACGACGGCTGATCGAAACGATGCATGGCGTCGTGCTCGGCATCGAGCTGGCGGCGCAGCATGGCGAGGTCGTCGTCGGTCACGCGCGACACGGCGAGCTCGACCAGTGAACGTTCGAGCGCGCGACGCGCCTCGAAGATCTCGCGCGTTTCCTCGGGCGTCGGCTCCGCAATCACGGCGCCTTTGTTCGGTCGGAGCGTGACGATGCCGTCATGCGCAAGACGCTCCAGCACGCGCCGCACGACCGCCCGTCCCACGTCGAACAACTGGCAAAGCTCCGGCTCGGGCAGCTTCGTGCCGGGCGTCAGGCGATGTGCTAGCACGCCGTCGACGATCGTGCGATAGATGTGCGTCTCGATGCGCGTCTCGGCGCTCTGCTCGTCATCGCTCGCCACGGGCGAGTGCAGCGAGCGCAGACGGGATTCGGTGTCCCGGTCGTCAGCGGCGGACGCAGCCACGTCGGCGGCGCGGCGACGTGGCGTCAGGGGGGGTTTGGCAGCAGGCATGGATGACAAGGGCAGTAAGGTCGAAGTCGCGCAGTCGGGGCAATGGCGTTTGAGCGTCATGCCGGGTTCATCCCATGATGGCACCGGGCTCGGCCACACTCACTGAGTCCACGTGCGCGGCGATGTCACCCGGCGTGGCCAGCCAGATTTCGCCACGTCCGGCCGCCTGAGCGATGGGCGTGAGCACACGTCGCAGATGCCGCAGGCGATAGGGCTGGCCCACCAGGTACGGGTGCAGCGCGATGCCCATGACCAGCGGTTGTCCCCGCGTCGGATGCTCTGCCTGAGCGTACATCTCGTCAAAGTTGTCGGCAATCATGTCGGCAAATGCGGCGCCGTCCATCTGACGCCCGACGATCATCGGAATATCGTTGACTTCCTGCGGGTAGGGCACCGACCAAAGCGTGCCGTGGGCAGTGCGCATGCGCACCGGGCGGTCGTCGTGACACCAGTTCAAGGTATAGCGGTAGCCGTTGCGAACGAGCAGGTCGGGCGTGTGATGCGTCTCTGAAATCCATGGCGAGAGCCATCCCGACGGCGTGTGGCCGGTTGCCCGCGCCAGGCGCGAGCGGCAATGCGCCAGCAGATCGAGCTCGTGCGCATATTCGAAATCGCTTTGGCGATGGGCATTGGTATGCCCGTGCCCGATCAACTCGTCGCCACGCGCCACGCACGCATGCACAAGGTCGGGACAGTGATCGAGCAGCGCCGTGTTGAGCACCACGCCGGCGCGCATCGCGAGATCGTCGAACAGATCGAGGCATCGCCACGCGCCAACCCGGTTGCCATACTCGCGCCAGCTGTAGTTGAGCACATCCGGCTGTGGCGAGACGGGTCCCAGATTCGCCCCAAGTCCCTCCCCGAAGGCGAAATGCTCGAGATTGAAGCCCAGATAGACGGCCAGGCGCGCGCCATTGGGCCAGCGGTAAGTGTCGCGCGCCGTGATCGGCAGATAGTCGAAGCGATCATGCGTGCGAAGTGCACCGAAGCGCACGTCGCCGGTCTCGGCATCGTCAGGTTGCGAGACGGGAAGCGTAAGAGGAAGCGTAAGGGTCATCGTGTGTCGTCTTGAAACATTCGCGCACCGCCGCAGTGCGGGCGCGTTCCGAGTTGGCGCAAAGCGCATCGTCAACGAACGTCATACGCAATCGTTCGCAATTTCAGTGCCAGATCGTCAACACCTTGGCATTCATATCGCGCAACGTCATTCGTTCGAAATGTCGACGAGGTGGCATGCCTCTTGCGTATGGCGGGGACATGGCGGGCCACGCCCGTTGCCGGGACGCCGTTGCGTCCCTTTCGATTCGCTTCCGATGCATCGCTTCGATGTGTCCCCACGGAGATTGCCCATGTCTGCCTCTGCAAGTCACCACGCCGTCGGCGCCAGCGCCGCGACCCCGGTATCCGTCCCTTCCCGCCGTCGCTGGCTTCGCAACGGCACCGTGGCCCTGGCGGCCGCCTGTGGGTTCGTGAGTCTGTCGAGTTACGCTGCCGACACCGTCAAGATCGGCCTCGTCACGGCGCTTTCGGGCCAGTCGGCCCGCGCGGGCGAAGCGCTCACGCGCGGCATGACCATCGCCATCGACGAGATCAACGCGAGCGGTGGCGTGCTCGGCGGCCGCAAGCTCGAACTGGTGCGCCGCGACGATGAAGGCAACCCGGCCAAGGGCGTGCTCGCCGCTCGCGAGCTGATCTACAAGGACAAGGTGGCGGTGCTCTTCGGCGGTCTGGACACGCCGGTGTCGATGGCCATCGTGCCCATTGCGAATCAGGAGAAGGTGCCGTTCATGGGGCCGTGGGCCGCAGGCACGCCGATTACCCATAACGGCGCCAATCCGAACTACGTGTTTCGCGTGTCGGCGGTCGATGAGATCGTCGACGGTGCGATGGTGAACTACGCACAGCAGACCTTCGGTGCGAAGAAGCTGGGCCTGATTCTCGTGAACAACCCATGGGGCGAGTCGAACGAGAAAGGCATCGTCGCCTCGCTCGCGGCCAAGGGCATGAAGCCGGCCGCGATCGAGAAATTCGAGGCAACCGACGTGGACGTCACGCCGCAGCTTGGGCGTCTGAAAGCCGCGGGCGCGGACACGCTGCTGATGGTCGGCAACGTCGGTCCGTCCGCGCAGGTTGTGAAGTCACTCGATCGCATGGGCTGGAAGGTGCCCATCGTTTCGCACTGGGGCCCGGCGGGCGGGCGCTTCACCGAACTGGCCGGACCGAACGCGAAGACCGTGCACTTCGTGCAGACGTACAGCTTCTTCGGCGCGACCACACCGGTCAGCCAACGCGTTGTGGCGGCCCTCAAGGCGAAGTACCCGGACATCAAGGGACCGGATGACATCACCCCGGCGGTGGGCGTGGCCAACGCGTACGACGCCATGCGCCTGACCGCGCTCGCCATCGATCGCGCGGGTTCGACCAACGGCGACGCGATCCGCACCGGCTTCCACAAGATCGACCGCTACGAAGGACTGATCAAGACGTACGTGAAGCCGTTCAGCGAACAACAGCACGACGCCCTTTCCGCGCACGACTATGTGTGGGCGCAGTTCATCGACAACCGCATCGTGCCGGTATCGCCGACCGGTGCGAAAGTGGCCGCGAAGGTGGCCGCGAAGTAAGTCGTTCAACGCAGGTCGTTCGACACCTGCAATGAAGCGACGCCGCGAAGCGGCGTCGCGGAGGACATCTCATGCAATGGATCTCGGCGCTCGTCGCCGGCCTCGGGCTCGGCAGCATGTACGGGCTCATGGCGCTCGGCTTTCATCTGACATTCGCCGTGAGCGCGACGGTCAATTTCGCGCAAGGCAGCTCGATGATGCTCGGCGCCGTGCTCGCCTACACCTTCTCGCAGACGCTCGGCTGGCCCATGCCGCTGGCGATCGTCGCGGCGCTGGCGCTTTGCGCCGTCTACGGACTGGCGGTCGAGCGCCTCGCCGTGCAGCCGTTCGTGCGACGCGGTTCGAGCGCATGGCTCATGGCGACGGTGGCGCTGGGTATCGTGCTCGACAACCTCGTGATGCTCACGTTCGGCACGGAGCCGCGCAGCCTGCCCTCGCCGCTCGCCCAAAGCTCGCTTCGGATCGGCGACGCGGGCCTCGGCGTCTACCCGCTACAGTTGCTGATCCCCGTCGTCGGACTCGCGCTTGCCGCGCTGCTGCATTACGTGTTGCGCCGCTCACGCTGGGGCATCGCGATGTTGGCGGTGGTACAGAACCGTGATGCCGCGCGACTCATGGGCATTCCCATCCAGCGCACCATTGCCGGCGCATTCGCCATCTCGACGCTGCTCGCCGGTATCGCCGGCGTGCTGATCGCGCCGTTGTTCAATGTGCAGGCGGACATGGGAACGGTCTTTGGTCTCAAGGCTTTCGCCGTGGCGATTCTCGGCGGGTTGTCCAGTGCGTGGGGCGTGATGATCGCCGGTCTGCTGTTCGGTGTGACCGAGTCGATGATCACGGCGACGCTGGGTTCGAGCTACACACAAATCATCACGTTCGGCCTGGTCATCGTGTTGCTGGCGATGCGACCGGACGGCATGTTCGGCCGCGCGGAGGTGCGCAAGGTATGAGCAATTCTTCTTTGCCGCTGGCGCGCCGTCACGCGCAATCGCCGGCGCATTCCGGCGATGGGCCCACGCGCGACGGCCTTGCGCTTTCCGGCGCCCTCGCCATTGCCCTGTTGGCCATGGCCGGTGCGGCGTGTGTCGTGAACGGCTATTTCGTGGTGGTGATCGCCGGTGTCGCCCTGCTCGCGATTTGCGGCGTGGGACTGAATCTTCTGCTCGGGCTCACCGGGCAGATGTCGTTCGGCCATGTGGGCTTCTACGCGATCGGCGCGTATGCCGTAGCCATTCTGACCACGCAGGCGGGCTGGCCGTTCTGGTTCGCCTGGCTCGCCGGCGGGGCCGTGGCCGCCGTCACCGGCGCGGTGCTGGCGCTGCCGGCGCTGCGCGTGCGCGGGCCGGGACTCGCCATGGTGACGATCGCGTTCGGGTTCATCGTCGAGCACGGCGCCGTCGAATGGCGCGGACTGACCGGCGGGCAGAACGGACTGATGGGCGTGACGCCGCCGGGTGTGTTCGGCTTCGCGGGCAGCGAACGTGTGGTGGCCGTCGCCTCGCTGGCCGTGCTCGCCGTCGCGTTGATCGTCTACGCACGCATCTCTCGCGGCACCTGGGGCGCGGCGATGCGGGCCGTGCGCGACAGCGAAACGGCCGCGGCATCGATCGGCGTCAACCCGCTTGTGGTCAAGACCGTGGCGTTCGCGTTCTCAGCCGCGCTCGCGGGGTTGGCGGGTGGCCTGTTCGCACCGCTGCAGGGCATGGTCACCCCCGGCATGTTCTCCTTCCTGCAATCGATCCTGTTCGTCCTCGTGGTGATGATCGGCGGCGCGGGCACCATTGCCGGACCGCTGGTCGGTGCGGTGATCGTCGGCCTGTTGCCCGAATTTCTCGCCAGTCTCGAGAACCTGCGCCTGCTGTGCTTCGGCGTTTTGCTGCTGATGGTGTTGTGGGGCGCGCCCAACGGCGTGATCGGCGTGTTGGGGCAATGGTGGAAATCGCGACGGCCCGCCTCGCCAAAGGACACCGGCGACGGTACGGCGTCGACGTTGACACTGCCGGCGCTGCCGCCGGCTCAGCGCAAGGGACTCGCGGCGCACGGGCTGACGATGACGTTCGGCGGCGTGAAGGCGGTGTCGGACCTGTCCTTCGAACTTCCTGCGGCGCGGGTCACGAGCCTGATCGGCCCGAACGGCGCGGGCAAGTCGACCGTGCTCAACATGCTCTCGGGCTTCTACCGGCCGCTCGCGGGTACCCGCTCGCTCGGTACGCAGACACTTCCGGCCGCAGGCGCGTGCGACAGCGCGCGAAACGGCGTGGCACGCACGTATCAGACATCGCAGTTGTTCGGCGGCATGAGCGTGCTCGACAACGTGACGCTCGCCCTGAGTGCGGGACGCCTCGGCGGTCTGCTCGGCGTGGCGCGCATGCAGAGCCGCGTGCGACGCGGCGAGGCGCTGGCATTGCTGCGCGCGTGCGGCTACCAGGGCGATGTCGATCTGATGGCGTCCGATCTCGCGCATGTCGACCGTCGTCTCGTGGAAATTGCGCGAGCGCTCGCCACCCGCCCCAGCGTGTTGCTGCTCGATGAACCGGCGGCGGGCCTGTCGACGCAGGACAAGGCACAACTGGGCAGGCTGTTGCGCCAGATCGCGAACAGCGGCGTGGCCGTGGGCCTGGTGGAGCACGACATGTCGCTGGTGATGAGCCTGTCGGACGGCATTGTCGTGATCGATGCGGGCCGTTTCCTCGCGCAGGGCACGCCTGCGGCAATCCGCCACGACGAGCGCGTGCGTCAGGCCTATCTCGGCGCAGTCTCGGCCGACGCCGCCGTGCCCGTCGCGCGCGTGGCGTCCACGAACCCCGAGGTGCTGGGCGTCGGCAAGCTCACGGCCGGCTACGGCGCGGCGCCGGTGTTGCACGACGTCTCGATACAGGTGCGCGAGGGCGAACTCGTTGCGCTGCTCGGGGCCAATGGCGCGGGCAAGTCGACCCTCATGCGCGCGCTTGCCGGGTTGCATCGTCCGGTGAGTGGTGGTGTCACCTTCAACGGGCGCGACCTGTCGCGCCTGGACGCCGCGAAGATCGCCGCGCTGGGCGTGGTGCTCGTGCCCGAAGGGCGTCAGGTGTTCCCGGAGCTGTCAGTACTCGACAACCTGCGTCTCGGCGCATTTGCTTGCGGACGTTTGCCGCGCGCCACGCTCGAGGCTCGCATCGAGCAGATGCTCACGCGGTACCCGCGTCTGCGCGAGCGGCAGCATCAGCGCGCGGGGCTGCTCTCCGGTGGCGAGCAGCAACTGCTGGCGATTGCGCGGGCGTTGATGTCGTCACCGCGCGTGCTGCTGCTCGACGAGCCGTCGCTTGGCCTGGCTCCCAAGATCATTGCGGATCTGTTTGCGTCGCTCGACGCGTTGCGCCGGGAATCGTTGTCGATGCTCCTCGTCGACCAGAT belongs to Pandoraea pnomenusa and includes:
- a CDS encoding flavin reductase family protein; this translates as MEIDFREITAYQRYKLMASLIVPRPIALVTTINEGGAINAAPFSMFNMLGEEPPIVMLSINRLDDDSLKDTATNILRDREFVVHLTDEAMTARMHACGERLPPTESELTHAGFTPVASRLVAPPRIAQAPVAFECKLWETLETPSRHIFIGRVERMHARDELIDTETWRVRLQNYFPVGRFGASFYVDTRNRFSLEQQDGQPTAATAVDEM
- a CDS encoding GntR family transcriptional regulator, translated to MAASAADDRDTESRLRSLHSPVASDDEQSAETRIETHIYRTIVDGVLAHRLTPGTKLPEPELCQLFDVGRAVVRRVLERLAHDGIVTLRPNKGAVIAEPTPEETREIFEARRALERSLVELAVSRVTDDDLAMLRRQLDAEHDAMHRFDQPSWARLASDFHLRVAALAGNAVLLRYLTELISRCSLIVGLYEPPGYAPCEHDEHAAIVACIEARDAAGAIARMQAHLEELERRIETTRMRGQKSLASLLGLPEMVEPGHDAPPLAPVRRTARKRA
- a CDS encoding polysaccharide deacetylase family protein — translated: MTLTLPLTLPVSQPDDAETGDVRFGALRTHDRFDYLPITARDTYRWPNGARLAVYLGFNLEHFAFGEGLGANLGPVSPQPDVLNYSWREYGNRVGAWRCLDLFDDLAMRAGVVLNTALLDHCPDLVHACVARGDELIGHGHTNAHRQSDFEYAHELDLLAHCRSRLARATGHTPSGWLSPWISETHHTPDLLVRNGYRYTLNWCHDDRPVRMRTAHGTLWSVPYPQEVNDIPMIVGRQMDGAAFADMIADNFDEMYAQAEHPTRGQPLVMGIALHPYLVGQPYRLRHLRRVLTPIAQAAGRGEIWLATPGDIAAHVDSVSVAEPGAIMG
- a CDS encoding ABC transporter substrate-binding protein yields the protein MSASASHHAVGASAATPVSVPSRRRWLRNGTVALAAACGFVSLSSYAADTVKIGLVTALSGQSARAGEALTRGMTIAIDEINASGGVLGGRKLELVRRDDEGNPAKGVLAARELIYKDKVAVLFGGLDTPVSMAIVPIANQEKVPFMGPWAAGTPITHNGANPNYVFRVSAVDEIVDGAMVNYAQQTFGAKKLGLILVNNPWGESNEKGIVASLAAKGMKPAAIEKFEATDVDVTPQLGRLKAAGADTLLMVGNVGPSAQVVKSLDRMGWKVPIVSHWGPAGGRFTELAGPNAKTVHFVQTYSFFGATTPVSQRVVAALKAKYPDIKGPDDITPAVGVANAYDAMRLTALAIDRAGSTNGDAIRTGFHKIDRYEGLIKTYVKPFSEQQHDALSAHDYVWAQFIDNRIVPVSPTGAKVAAKVAAK
- a CDS encoding branched-chain amino acid ABC transporter permease, with translation MQWISALVAGLGLGSMYGLMALGFHLTFAVSATVNFAQGSSMMLGAVLAYTFSQTLGWPMPLAIVAALALCAVYGLAVERLAVQPFVRRGSSAWLMATVALGIVLDNLVMLTFGTEPRSLPSPLAQSSLRIGDAGLGVYPLQLLIPVVGLALAALLHYVLRRSRWGIAMLAVVQNRDAARLMGIPIQRTIAGAFAISTLLAGIAGVLIAPLFNVQADMGTVFGLKAFAVAILGGLSSAWGVMIAGLLFGVTESMITATLGSSYTQIITFGLVIVLLAMRPDGMFGRAEVRKV
- a CDS encoding branched-chain amino acid ABC transporter ATP-binding protein/permease, whose translation is MSNSSLPLARRHAQSPAHSGDGPTRDGLALSGALAIALLAMAGAACVVNGYFVVVIAGVALLAICGVGLNLLLGLTGQMSFGHVGFYAIGAYAVAILTTQAGWPFWFAWLAGGAVAAVTGAVLALPALRVRGPGLAMVTIAFGFIVEHGAVEWRGLTGGQNGLMGVTPPGVFGFAGSERVVAVASLAVLAVALIVYARISRGTWGAAMRAVRDSETAAASIGVNPLVVKTVAFAFSAALAGLAGGLFAPLQGMVTPGMFSFLQSILFVLVVMIGGAGTIAGPLVGAVIVGLLPEFLASLENLRLLCFGVLLLMVLWGAPNGVIGVLGQWWKSRRPASPKDTGDGTASTLTLPALPPAQRKGLAAHGLTMTFGGVKAVSDLSFELPAARVTSLIGPNGAGKSTVLNMLSGFYRPLAGTRSLGTQTLPAAGACDSARNGVARTYQTSQLFGGMSVLDNVTLALSAGRLGGLLGVARMQSRVRRGEALALLRACGYQGDVDLMASDLAHVDRRLVEIARALATRPSVLLLDEPAAGLSTQDKAQLGRLLRQIANSGVAVGLVEHDMSLVMSLSDGIVVIDAGRFLAQGTPAAIRHDERVRQAYLGAVSADAAVPVARVASTNPEVLGVGKLTAGYGAAPVLHDVSIQVREGELVALLGANGAGKSTLMRALAGLHRPVSGGVTFNGRDLSRLDAAKIAALGVVLVPEGRQVFPELSVLDNLRLGAFACGRLPRATLEARIEQMLTRYPRLRERQHQRAGLLSGGEQQLLAIARALMSSPRVLLLDEPSLGLAPKIIADLFASLDALRRESLSMLLVDQMAAMALSIADRGYVLEEGRVTVSGPASELAGDARLAAAYLGGAHEAGAAA